The Leptospira koniambonensis genome window below encodes:
- a CDS encoding LLM class flavin-dependent oxidoreductase produces MSSIEIRSEDPKVEMAWFCDLCNGDYEYLGVPDPKLRSSFEHCAEIIRLADELGYQNILLPSSYQVGQDTLTFAAAASQFTKNISLLTAVRCGEIHPPMLARTISTLDHMLKGRLNINIISSDLPGTIRDSKERYQISKEVIEILKQSWTRDEIDFQGEFYKIKLSSDPSKSYQTNGGPLLYFGGISEDARQLCAEYCDVFLMWPETEERLADTMKDLSRRAKIAGRKIDFGLRIHVIVRDTEKEAKDAASRLLSKLDLQKAEELKHRALDSNSAGVKRQDELRKSAGSDLFIEPNIWSGIGLARSGCGSAIVGTPEQVLEKIHRYINMGIRAFILSGYPLMDECKVFAEKVLPHIQTVSLPKAQGRIPDKEPVTPLTSGERK; encoded by the coding sequence ATGAGTTCTATTGAAATTCGTTCGGAAGATCCTAAGGTTGAGATGGCATGGTTTTGTGATCTCTGTAACGGAGACTACGAATATCTGGGAGTTCCAGACCCAAAATTAAGATCGAGTTTCGAACATTGTGCCGAAATTATCCGACTCGCGGATGAGCTGGGCTATCAGAACATTCTTCTTCCTTCTTCTTACCAAGTCGGGCAGGACACTTTGACATTCGCTGCCGCGGCTTCTCAATTTACTAAAAATATTTCCTTACTCACTGCGGTCCGTTGTGGAGAAATACATCCTCCTATGCTCGCAAGAACCATTTCCACATTAGATCATATGTTAAAGGGAAGATTGAATATTAATATTATTTCATCCGATCTTCCTGGAACGATACGAGATTCAAAAGAAAGATATCAGATCTCTAAAGAAGTTATAGAAATATTAAAACAATCTTGGACCCGGGATGAGATCGATTTCCAGGGAGAATTTTATAAAATAAAACTGAGTTCAGATCCTTCTAAGTCTTACCAAACAAACGGAGGTCCTTTGTTATACTTCGGAGGGATTTCAGAAGATGCAAGACAACTCTGTGCAGAATATTGCGATGTTTTTTTGATGTGGCCCGAAACTGAAGAAAGATTAGCCGACACAATGAAAGATCTGAGTAGAAGAGCAAAGATCGCAGGAAGAAAAATAGATTTTGGCTTACGAATACATGTCATCGTAAGAGATACTGAAAAAGAAGCAAAAGATGCAGCCTCTAGATTATTATCCAAACTGGATCTACAAAAAGCAGAAGAACTCAAACATAGAGCCTTGGATTCTAATTCGGCTGGAGTCAAACGGCAGGATGAACTTAGAAAAAGTGCAGGATCTGATCTATTCATAGAACCTAATATTTGGTCAGGGATAGGTCTTGCCAGGTCAGGCTGCGGTTCTGCGATTGTAGGAACTCCAGAACAAGTATTAGAAAAAATTCATAGATATATTAACATGGGAATTAGAGCATTTATACTCTCTGGATATCCATTGATGGACGAATGTAAAGTGTTCGCAGAAAAAGTTTTGCCTCATATCCAAACAGTTTCTTTGCCTAAGGCCCAAGGAAGAATTCCTGATAAAGAGCCTGTTACTCCTTTAACTAGTGGAGAAAGAAAATGA